A section of the Chitinophagaceae bacterium genome encodes:
- a CDS encoding HU family DNA-binding protein: MTKLELLHEISERTGIERRDVTAAVEACFLIIKEKVAKGEEINIRGFGTFLCKKRKPKIARDIKKGEPIILPEKNMPVFKASDIFIDMMKKL; the protein is encoded by the coding sequence ATGACAAAGTTAGAGTTATTACATGAAATTTCGGAAAGGACAGGGATTGAAAGAAGGGACGTGACAGCGGCTGTGGAAGCGTGTTTTCTCATTATAAAAGAAAAGGTTGCGAAAGGAGAAGAGATTAATATAAGAGGGTTTGGAACGTTTCTTTGTAAAAAAAGAAAGCCAAAAATAGCTCGAGATATTAAAAAAGGAGAACCTATTATTCTCCCCGAAAAGAATATGCCCGTATTTAAAGCATCCGATATATTTATAGACATGATGAAAAAACTATAA